CATAGgggaggaaatgatttatttggcttacacatcacagtccatccctgagggaagtcaaggcaggaactccagCCAAAACAGGAACTATGGAGCAATGGCTGGCCatgctgctcactggctcacGGCAGGGTCATACTCATATGGTTTTCTCATAGAACTCATGACTatctgcccacagtgggcagggcctCCTACATCATTTAACATTCAAGACaagcccccacagacatgcccacaggtcagtctgatctaAGCATCTCCTTCTTAGGTGACTCCaggctgtgtcaaattgacagttaaagctaatgAAGCCACCCTCTACTGTGGTTCCCTTGCATGGGACTCCAGGCCCAAGACATCATCCTCCAACTCTCTGCACTTCCTGACTTGTGACCACTATAGATTACCTTGAACCCAGACTTCTGCCTGAGCATGGCTGGAGGAAGCACACCGCTGTAACTTCATGGTCTGCAGTGGTCTGGAGTCTTGGGAGGGGCCCGTCCTTTGGCTGGTCTTTAGCTTTCATTTTCTCCAATACAATCCCAAACCCTCACTTCAGGCACCTCTGTCAACCTGACTTTTCCCACTTGCTTTTTAGCAGTCAATCTTCTGCCCCAGCACCAGGAGAAGACAGACTTCAAACTGAGCTCCCCTCATGCTAACCAGCTGAGCTGTGCTTATGCAGTATCCAGCCCTCCCTTCAACCTCAGCCTGGGGGGTCTGGAGCAATGCTCTCAGCCCACTCCTTGTCCTGTGCTTGTCACCGAGACTCACTCGTTCTATTCAGCACTTCCTCCTGTCTTCAGCCTTGCATTAGCGGCTCCCAGGCCAGTGGCGGTGCTCTTCCCCCTCCGTATCAGCACATCCACATGTATTAAGCAAGCGGTGCTCAACATGAGAACTGTGCATGTCTATGCTGTATGATGTGATATTTTGGTCTAGAAATACAACGTGAAATTAAGTGAAGCTAATTAACAAGCCTACTACCTCACATACTAAgggttttgtatgttttttgtatggtttttttttgtttccgaTCTCTTCCTTTAGATCCTCAAGCATTGCACTGCTGCTTATCCAGGCTCCATGCTGTACAGTGGGGCTTCAGAGCCTCTTCCCAGATGAAACGTTACTACTTCTGATCAACATCTCCACACCCCGGGGAGCACTGTTCTCctttctgctttgagttctgtTTTGGAAGATTCCACATGTATAAGGTTTATTCTATGGTGCCTGTCCTGTCCTATTTCACACACTGCCCTTCAGGTTCAGCCACACTGTTTCGGGGATGAAACTGAGAGCATTCCATTGTGTATAGGAGCCATGTTTCTGTATCCATTCCTCCACTGAGGGACACTTTGGCTGTGGTGAACATGGGAGGGCATCTCTTCCACATATAGCAATCTCACTTCCTTTGAAAAGGTTCCCTGAGGTGTGATTGCTAGACCATGTGAGAGTTCTGTTTTAGGCTAGTCACTTCCACTTTAAATACCTCCACAGAGGGCCCCTTCTGCCATTGTGTTTTATCTTTCTCTTGTGCCACTTAACCAAACAAATGGCAACAATACATGCTTGCATtgagtttgtttcttcctttgctgTTTGGCTCCTCACAACACTAGCATGGTTCCATTCCTTTCCCATGGAGCTGCCCCTGGGTGGCTGGCACTGGCCTGTTCATTGCTGAATCCAGTGGAAAATTTTCAGTCCTGTCTCAGGACGTTTCTGTGGCATTTAAGATTGACGAGCCCCCCTCTTCTTTCTGCTCCTTTCATTTCATACACTCATTCATTCAAATGATATTTATTAGGTGGTGTGTCACACACTATTCTAGATACTAAAAATATGACCGTGCACAAAAAGATGAAGACTGTACCCCCCTAGAGCTTATATtacatggtgggggaggggaatgaaTAATTAAACAAGGATTTATATTTAGCTAGTCGGACAGTGATAAATCCTATGgaggaaaataaaaccatttaggggcagaggcagagccagggagTGAGCAGGCTGCTGGGGACCATCAGAGGGGCCGTGGTGCAGCAAACCAACTGAGGTGAGGGAAGAGATCATGGGGACTAGAGAGGTCTGGAATGTTCCAGTGACAGAGAAGTCCCTACAGATGCTTGACACATTTCAGGAATATCTAAGATGATCTAAGATGGCTGTGGCAGAGTGACCAAGGGAGAAAGAGGGTAGAAGAAAGGCCATGAGGAAGAAGCCAGGTCACAAGGGAAGAGGCTTCCACAGGAACACATAGAGATATTGGTGGTGGAAAGGACCAGATGCCAGTGATGGGGTGACTCAAATACATTTTCCCCTTTGGAGGCAAAGGTGTCATGAGTTTGACAACCTGACTGTAGGTAGCACCTCCCTCTCTGACCtctggtgtctttctctgtcccccaAGACAAGACCCAAGGTAATCGTGATTCCCACCCGGCCCCCATTCTCACATGGGTGTAACCATGCTCTGACTCACCCTGGGGTACAGGCCAGTCCCATTTACCAAGCTACAGAGGCTCACCACCACAGCTGACAGCTACCTTGTCCGTCTCCTGCAGTTGGGTCCTGACCATAACATCCAGCATGAGTCAGGGTCCTAGCTTTGGGGCCATCAACCCAAAGAACATTTCTCAAAGCCTGTCATAAGGTTGGGTCAGGCAATGACCATCTTCCCACTGCTGATAGGAGCTTGGGATTATAATGAGGCTTGGGGTAGAGGCCACTATTGTAGGCATCTCTTGAAGGAATGTCCTCTCAGACTTCTAGCACCCTTTTTCTGAGTTATCTGCTCTCCAGGTAGACCCAATATGATGACAATGGCCTCAGGGGGAAGATGAGACTGAGCACCTTCCCAGGAAATCTTACCATGGCTTCCTCATTAGATTCTTCCTCTTCCACCACATTGTACCTCTTcaacctctccctttctctttctccttccctccttccctaccttcACCCCTCCCTCCTTGTGAAGTCTCCATATAGAGACTTGATATCTTGGTATCTACTTTAGTATTAGCATCTCAAGCAAAATCAGATAGGCTGAAACATCCTAATATACATATTTAGGCTGGGGTGTCTAAAGTTTGAATATGAACCCATCTTCTGAGTCTTCAGGGTCCTGAAATGGTTGCATGGCTATGGTTACCTGACAGATTACTTCTCATTCTAACACTACAAATTAGGTGTTATAGTTCTTTTTCAActgataaattttctttttaattacctCAAGCCTTTTGATCATGTGACTCAGAGATGTGTGCTAAGTCAAACCTTCCTTCTGAGTGTCAGAGTCAGCACTAGCAAGCTTGTACACACAAGTTCTGCAGCCTGCCCCTCTGCCTTCTCCTAATTCCAGGCAAGATGGTTTCTGCTCCATTGGAAGTATTCCCTGGGTCTCCAAATGCTCCAGCAGGGTCTCCCCTCCCAGGAAGATGCCTTTGCTGTTGTTGGTGTCCATGTTGGAGAATTTAGGGGTCTGGTCCATTTGGCCTGGAGACTTGGCCCTATCTTGTTTGCCTTCTTTACCACAACAATTAATGAATTGTTGCCCTTCTCAACACCACTCTTTTCTGAAGTCACTTCCAGGCACACAGTGACCTCCTTGCTCAGCTCTCTCAAAGGCTGTCATTATTGTAAACAGCGTCTACACTTACCAACTCTTTATCAACTCCTAAGCTCACCACTGCTTCCTGCATCTCAGATCTTTCTTCTAGAGTAATCCCCTTCTTCCTGAAATTTGGGGTGACACAGTCCTAAGGGTCTATGGGTAACACATTTTGTCCATTTCAAAGTCTTCTCCTCACTCTTTAACCACCCCTCATCAATAACTGCACATTCTAGGGGAACAGGGTTTTTCTCTATGCCTGGAAAGACACCTGTGTCCTAGCTTCTGTCATGGCTGCTGGGAAGTCTGCTGCTGGTCTAGCTGTTTTCTGTAGCTTTCACTTGGCTGTAGGGTCTTGGTCTTTTGTCTCCTACACCCTGACACGTGAGTTAGCAATTTGCCTATTTGCAATGTTGCCCCTCTTTCTGTGATTCTCTCCTTGGCTACCCTGAGCTtcatttttcattgtgtcttaACTCTCCTTTCTCCCACCTCCTTGGTatctgctgcttcctggcttctccCTGGTCTGCATATAAATCTACAATTCTCACTTGGGTTCCATGCTAACTGTTGCCTAACCCTCCCAACCCTCTGgtgttcccttttcctctctgaaaGTTTTTCTTGGTTACTTTCAAATCTCTTTGGGCATTTCTCACTTAGCGACTCCATccttttgtgtgcatgcatgtgtggtacATGCATGTGCAACTGTGTGTGCTTGCTGATGCATGTACACATTAGAGGTCAGAGTTAATGCCAGCTGTCTTTctgttttccaacttttttttttttgagtatcaCAAAGGTTTATTTAGCAAAAAGTTTCTCATGAAAATGTACATGACCAAATTATACACCCCAGTCAAACAGTCCTTTGGGGAAGGATGTGAACTCCTCTGCTGAGCAGCCATTGTTTAGACTCTTTCCAAGGCTTCTAACATGATGATGCTGTTTCCTCGTATGACCACCATGCCAATGTTATTCTGTTGTCCACTAGTTGCCATCTCCACACACTCATCAATCACAAGATTCATAAAGGGATCAAAGCCCCATAGTATTCCTTGCACGTGTCTGCCACCATTTAACTTCAATGATAACTTCTTGTCCATAAATTTCTTCAGTTCGGGAGGGTGGGCCTTGCTCATGGCGACTCTTCGGTGGGCTCAGCACGATGGAAAGGctgttttccaactttttaaatcaCTTTCCACATTATTTTTGACACAGGTTTTCTCAGTGAACCAGAAGCTTGCCATGTTGGGCTGAGTGCAAATCCCCAGGATGCTCCTGTCTTGCCCATTGCCCTTACTGTTTCCTGCCAACACTGGATTAACGGGCACACACCACTCACCATCCTGGCTTTTACAtgaattctggggatccaaaAGCAGTTCTCCCTGCCTGCACACAAAACACCACCCcactgagaaacaaaacaaaaccattacaCAATGAGTTGCTTAACATTCTGCAGCAAGTACTCCATGTCTGGAAAGTCCCTGGAGGTGAACCCTTGGTTTCTTTGAAGACTCTCATTTACATAGCCCAACTACCTTTTCTGGTTGGTGGTCACTGACTATAACATCAAGTTGGGCTCAAGCTAGTTTGTAAGTCCAGAAGCTCTGAGTTATCTTGGGAACTGGGCATATGGACCTACAAGTCGCCTTGGGAGCTCCAGTGTAAGGCAATTTGAGGTCCAGTGTCTGCCTTTGTTTCTGTCCAAGGTGTATCTCTCCAACTGTGATGCTGGCAGAGGGTAACTCATCTTTTGATTTATGTACATTTGTAGTTAATGCTCCAATCATGGTGTGGCTCTCAGGTCTGCCTTTCTTCTGCTTTGCCCTTAGAATCTTCCTTTAGCCCCTGACTACACACACAGTTTCTCTCATCCAGGACCTTGCCTCACTTCGTTCATTTGCTTGACTGTGAGAAGCCAGGTAGGCTGTTCTGAAGAGGAAGTGACATGGTGACGGACAGACGTAAGGCCATGAAAAGAGACATAACAACAGTCGAGGTAGGAGTGACCAGGCAccacagagtcagggagatggcaGTGAAGATGTGGCCAGCAGAGATTTGTCACAATTCCACGGCTGAGAATTTATGAATAACTAAGCTTTCCAAGGTTACAGGGGGCAAAGGACTGGCAACAGGCATTAACTATGGCAGACTTCTCTCTGGGTTTCTCTTTTCTAAGTTAAATGAATCAAATGCCTGCCTAGAAGCAAAGCACATTCCTGATCTGCATTTACTTGAAACAGCTGACTTTGGTTAACAGCCACAGTCAAGCTCTGTTGTTGCTACCACCTTTGCTTATCAAGGTTTGTAATTACTGCAGTCCTTTGCTTATCGATTTGACATGTTGCATGCCCATCCAGCAACACAAATGAATCTGCTGCAGAACTCTCTAGGTTTACCTAGAGTAGTGCTGGAGAGCCACAGTATGCCACTGCATTACCCACACACACTCtagaaaggaacaaacaaacaaaagccacattTGTGTGAGTGTAGACCACATACCAGAGACCAGCTCACTATGTACGCAGCTTGGTTCTTGGCCACTGTGAGATGCTAAGTGTCTCCTGAAGGCCCAGATGTACACACATCTCAGAGTGGAATTAGTAAGAGGTGATGGAATCTGTAAGATGTGGAGCCTAATAGGAGACCCTTGTTCACTGGGGCATATACTTGAAGGGGATTGTGAGACTCACCCTCCTCGTCCTCTCATTTGCTTCCTGACCATGAGGGTGAGAGACTTCATTCCTCCCTGTGTTCCCACCACAATGTGCCATCTCACCACAGGCTCCGAAGCAGCAGAACCaactgaccatggactgaaacagCTAAAGCTGTGATCCTAAGGAGGTCTTTCTCTTTATGAGCTGGTCCTGAGGGTGTCTGGTACAGTGCCAGAAGGCTGACTGAACTCTCTAAAGAGAGCTCACTCCACTGTGAGGAAGACAGCAATACCAAGATGAATAAGCCAGGGACCACTTACACTTGCCAAACTGCCAgcttgaaaaaaatgaagcaacagCTTGAACATGAACTGCAATCAGCAAGGACGGGGTCAACTACTAGGGGTTTTTCTCCCAGAATTTTATTAAAAGGCTAGGCATGTCTGTCAAGGGCCTGCATTATGTGTAATGGAATGATCAGACTTCTCAGCAGACAGTCACCATCCAGGAAGCAGGGTTAGAAATTCTAAAACAACACATTTCTCAGGGAAAGTGAGCCTAACAATGAACAGCCTACATTCTGCTCTAGTTGTTCCAGTGCCTCAATTATAGTCAGTCCTCCCAGAGAAGAGCGGCCTCTTAGAGATGTCTCTGGGCACAGCTAACACACTATCCACAGGTTCCCCCTCCcctgctgcctcctcctcagTAAATGGCACTCACACCCTCCCTTCCCAAAGGCACAAAGCAAGATCGTCTCTGTCATCCCTCTAACACCTGCTCATCAGGAAATCCTGACAGAACACATCTCCAGCCTGTCCTGCCTTCTCCACAGCCACTGGCTCTGTCCTACCACAACCGCCACGCTAGGCGAGGCTCTCCTCTGGCCCCTCCGCTTCTGCTCTCCCACCACTCCACTCTCCCCCTGCACTCAGCAGTTGGTCCAACCCCCACATACACATCTCAAGGACTGAGGATTAAATCGTCTTGTCACACCACCCGCTTCCTGTGCTACATTCCAGCCACGTGGCTCCTCAAGGAAAAATTAATCTCCTCCACCTGGGTGTCCACGCTTCCTGTTTTCTCAACTCAGAATGTGCCTCTCCAGGCCTCTccaccctcctacctcagctccTGCAGCTCTTCAGAGAAGTGCTCCCATGCAAGCCATCGCTGATTTACAAAGCTCTGCATCTGTCTTACTCATTCCTCATATCACAGTTATAAGTACTTTATTTGTTTACTGTCTGCTACCTCAGACAGATAGAAGGTCCTAGAGGACAGACAGAATCTGCCATATATCCACGCCCATCACAGCACCTGACACATGGCAGGGACCCAGTAACTATTTGTTGAATTAAAATCTAATTTCTTAATCTTTCCTTCTGGAACTCTACGTCAATTTTGCAACTGGTATCCAGTTGATAGTTATTGTAGTTTACATTTACCGAAAGGTACAATCTCTGGTCTTTAACTTAGGGTATTAGCCCGAGGAGAGTTCTTACCATATTGCCCATTGATTAAATAGTATCTCAATCAATAAGCTGTGTAGCTTCACTGAGCAGGGTTTAAAGAGCCTGAACACTCCTCTGAGTCCCAGTCTGCCTTAACCACTGGGTCATCCTCaagcttctgtttctctctcttctcatcaGTTCTGTACTCCCCAGACACCCCAACAACAGGCACTGGGAGGCTGGGGGCTGGGAGTACACAGGCAGAAGAAGAATGAGCAAGTATGGTGACACAGAGGTAGTCTCTGTCCCCACAGCTCCACATACCACTGAATCcctaagacagtgtttctcaacctgtgggtcaccaccCCCTTTGAGCCGACGggtgtcaaatgactctttcacgGTGGCTGAATATCAGAttcttacattacaattcataatagtaacagaattacagttatg
This DNA window, taken from Cricetulus griseus strain 17A/GY chromosome 2, alternate assembly CriGri-PICRH-1.0, whole genome shotgun sequence, encodes the following:
- the LOC107978682 gene encoding small nuclear ribonucleoprotein G-like — encoded protein: MSKAHPPELKKFMDKKLSLKLNGGRHVQGILWGFDPFMNLVIDECVEMATSGQQNNIGMVVIRGNSIIMLEALERV